The Candidatus Neomarinimicrobiota bacterium genome segment ACGGCAGCTCCTCATCATTGAGCTTCAGAACGTCCGTCAGCTTTAACAGCGTGTCAATAATTTCTCTGTTGAAATAGGACTGTCTCAGATTGAGATCAAAGAGACGCAGGCATTCCCGCTTTGTGACCTCGAGAAACTGGCGGATCGTCTCCCGTGATACCCGTGATCGCTGGCATAGTGATCCAAAGCAGACTGCGTCCACCTCACCTGCCAATTCTTCCAAGCCTGAATTGTATGGTATGTAATCCCAGGCTACGTTCTCATGGATGGTATAGGCGGGTTTACCGACCGCATCCAGTTCAACCGTTACCGTCCCGGTAGGATGATTTTTGTCAGTAGCGACGTACCGGCGATCAAGACCCAGGTCGTCAAGCCTCGCCAGGATCTCACGACCCGGGCCGTCATCTCCCACGCAGCTGACCACAATACCATTGCCACCCAGGGCTTGGGCATGGTAGGCAAAGTTGGCCGGAGCTCCACCCAGCTGCTTGCCATTGGGCAGCACGTCCCAGAGCACCTCGCCCAGTCCAACTAGGGTATGGCGCTCCTCAACGGAATCTGTCTTTACGTGATCCCCGCTGCCATCCATGACATGTCACATATCGATCATCACCTTCAGGGTCTTGTCGCCCTGTTCGTCGATGAAGGTATAAGCGCTGGCATACTGCTCGAACGGAAAATGTCTGGTCACTAGAGGCTCGGTAATAACATTGCCACCAGCGATGAGCTCTACCGCCCGCTCGTAATCCTCGTGCTTGTACATCAGCGTACCGATCAGGTTGAGCTCTCGGTCACCGACTACAGCCATGTCCACCTGCGGCTTTTCATCAAACACGCCAACGACCACGACCGTGCCGCCCTTTCGAATACTGGTTATCGCATCGTCCAAGGCAGCCTCCACCCCCGCCGCTTCGAAGGCGATATCGAAGCCCTCATCGCCAAAAATCCGCTTCGACGCTTC includes the following:
- a CDS encoding carbohydrate kinase, yielding MDGSGDHVKTDSVEERHTLVGLGEVLWDVLPNGKQLGGAPANFAYHAQALGGNGIVVSCVGDDGPGREILARLDDLGLDRRYVATDKNHPTGTVTVELDAVGKPAYTIHENVAWDYIPYNSGLEELAGEVDAVCFGSLCQRSRVSRETIRQFLEVTKRECLRLFDLNLRQSYFNREIIDTLLKLTDVLKLNDEELPFLAELCDVQGSETRVLHQLTERYALRLVALTRAERGSRLFTPGRDSDHPGFRAQVADTVGAGDSFAAVLALGLLRGEQLDRINEYANRVASFVCSQNGATPPLPSELIKIPGEIKSAESLMRD